In the Chryseobacterium sp. MYb264 genome, one interval contains:
- the rplE gene encoding 50S ribosomal protein L5, which produces MEYIARPKKAYKETIVPAMMEEFGYKSVMQVPKLEKIILSQGLGDATADKKIIDYAVEELTNITGQKAVGTISKKDEAAFKLRKGMPVGARVTLRANKMYEFLDRLTASALPRIRDFSGIKADGFDGRGNYNLGITEQIIFPEIVIDKVKKIQGMDITFVTTAKTDKEAKALLTHFGLPFKKN; this is translated from the coding sequence ATGGAATATATAGCAAGACCCAAAAAAGCATATAAAGAAACGATTGTTCCTGCAATGATGGAAGAATTCGGATACAAATCAGTAATGCAGGTACCAAAGCTTGAGAAAATTATCTTATCTCAAGGTTTAGGAGACGCTACTGCTGATAAAAAAATCATCGATTATGCTGTAGAAGAACTTACGAACATCACTGGTCAAAAGGCAGTTGGTACTATCTCTAAGAAAGATGAAGCTGCTTTCAAATTGAGAAAAGGTATGCCTGTAGGTGCTAGAGTTACTTTAAGAGCTAACAAAATGTATGAGTTCTTAGACAGACTTACTGCTTCTGCTTTACCACGTATTAGAGATTTTTCTGGTATTAAGGCTGATGGTTTCGATGGTAGAGGTAATTATAACTTAGGTATTACTGAGCAAATTATCTTCCCTGAGATCGTGATTGACAAAGTGAAAAAAATCCAGGGGATGGACATCACTTTCGTGACAACTGCGAAAACAGATAAAGAAGCTAAAGCATTATTAACTCACTTCGGTTTACCATTTAAAAAGAACTAA
- the rpsQ gene encoding 30S ribosomal protein S17 yields the protein MDRNLRKERIGVVSSNKMEKTIVVSETTRVKHPMYGKFVLKTKKYTAHDENNECNEGDTVLISETRPLSKSKRWRLVRIIEKAK from the coding sequence ATGGATAGAAATTTAAGAAAAGAAAGAATCGGAGTGGTTTCCAGTAATAAAATGGAAAAAACTATTGTTGTTAGCGAAACTACAAGAGTAAAGCACCCGATGTACGGTAAATTCGTTTTGAAAACGAAAAAATATACTGCACATGACGAGAACAACGAGTGCAACGAAGGAGATACAGTTTTAATTTCTGAAACTAGACCTTTGAGCAAGAGCAAGAGATGGAGATTAGTAAGAATCATTGAAAAAGCTAAGTAA
- a CDS encoding DeoR/GlpR family DNA-binding transcription regulator, giving the protein MEKLLSRHHDILKEIEKKDHVLVQDLCEKFNVSSVTIRKDLNYLESLGLLFRNHGGASKHIRYAYEKNVDEKESINVEAKQRIAKAALSLIQENDCIILASGTTMHYLARMLVNFGPLTVLTSSLRVAIELCNNPNINIIQLGGEVRKSSTSIVGSISEGILKQFSCNKVFLGVDGIDMDFGISTSNAAEAHLNQLMIECSDKVVILADSSKLNKKGFGKIASLDKIDYLITDQEILEEDKNNLEEIGVSVIIK; this is encoded by the coding sequence ATGGAAAAGTTACTGTCTAGACATCATGATATTTTAAAAGAAATCGAAAAGAAAGATCATGTTCTTGTTCAGGATTTGTGTGAAAAGTTTAATGTTTCTTCGGTGACGATCCGGAAAGACTTAAATTATCTTGAAAGTCTGGGACTGCTTTTTCGAAATCATGGCGGGGCGAGCAAGCATATTCGTTATGCATACGAAAAAAATGTGGATGAAAAGGAAAGCATCAATGTAGAAGCGAAGCAGCGAATTGCAAAGGCAGCTTTGTCTTTAATTCAGGAAAACGACTGTATTATTCTGGCTTCCGGAACAACAATGCATTATTTGGCGAGAATGCTGGTGAACTTCGGACCGCTGACTGTGCTTACTTCTTCTTTACGCGTGGCGATCGAACTTTGTAATAATCCTAACATTAATATAATACAGTTAGGTGGGGAGGTGAGAAAAAGCTCGACTTCTATTGTGGGTTCTATTTCTGAGGGAATTCTAAAGCAGTTTTCTTGTAATAAAGTATTTCTCGGCGTGGATGGAATTGATATGGACTTTGGGATCAGTACTTCGAACGCGGCAGAGGCTCATTTAAATCAATTAATGATCGAATGTTCTGACAAGGTTGTTATTCTTGCCGACTCTTCAAAACTGAATAAAAAGGGCTTCGGAAAAATTGCTTCTTTAGACAAAATAGATTACTTGATCACCGATCAGGAGATTTTAGAAGAAGATAAAAATAATCTTGAGGAAATTGGAGTGAGTGTAATTATTAAGTAA
- the rplX gene encoding 50S ribosomal protein L24 — translation MSKLKIKRGDNVIVTTGKKGLKGSTGEVIEVIKKEGRDPRVIVAGLNIVKKHVKPSASNPQGGITEKEASIHISNVALVGKDGKAIKVGYKIEGDKKVRINKKTGETL, via the coding sequence ATGTCAAAGTTAAAAATAAAAAGAGGAGATAACGTAATCGTAACTACAGGTAAGAAAGGTCTTAAAGGTAGTACTGGTGAAGTTATTGAAGTGATCAAAAAAGAAGGAAGAGACCCTAGAGTTATCGTTGCAGGACTTAACATCGTTAAAAAACACGTTAAGCCTTCAGCTTCTAACCCTCAAGGAGGAATCACTGAGAAGGAAGCTTCTATTCATATCTCAAACGTAGCTTTAGTTGGTAAAGACGGGAAAGCTATCAAAGTAGGTTACAAAATCGAAGGAGATAAGAAAGTAAGAATCAACAAAAAAACGGGTGAAACTTTATAA
- the glpK gene encoding glycerol kinase GlpK, producing MKEKLILALDQGTTSSRAILFNHNGQIKYISQKNFEQIFPKPGWVEHDPNEIWSSQISVAAEIIAKAGISGLEVAAIGITNQRETTVVWDRETGEPIYNAIVWQDRRTSKYCDELKEQGHTEIIKEKTGLVLDAYFSATKLKWILDNVEGAREKAEAGKLCFGTVDTWLIWKLTRGKMFITDVSNASRTMLLNIHTLEWDEELLSLFNIPKNILPTVKQSSEVYGETATTLFSTKIPIAGIAGDQQAALFGQMCTKPGMVKNTYGTGCFLLMNTGTEAVLSKNNLLTTVAWKINGEVNYALEGSVFVGGAAIQWLRDGLKLIRSAEEINDLAKSVEDNGGVYFVPALTGLGAPYWDQYARGTIVGVTRGTTNGHIARATLEGIAFQVYDIVKAMEADSGRESLELRVDGGASASNLLMQIQSDLFGFKITRPKTLETTALGAAYLAGLAVGYWKSIDEIQSQWIVDKDFHPELAQEKVEKMVTTWNKAVQRSQSWIED from the coding sequence ATGAAAGAGAAATTAATTCTGGCTTTAGATCAGGGGACTACATCGTCCCGAGCCATCCTCTTCAATCACAACGGGCAAATAAAATACATTTCCCAAAAGAATTTTGAACAAATATTTCCTAAACCCGGCTGGGTAGAACACGATCCGAATGAAATATGGTCATCTCAGATATCCGTAGCGGCAGAAATTATTGCCAAAGCCGGAATCTCAGGTCTGGAAGTTGCTGCCATCGGCATTACCAATCAGCGTGAAACCACTGTTGTCTGGGATAGAGAAACGGGCGAACCGATTTATAATGCGATCGTTTGGCAAGACAGAAGAACCTCTAAATATTGCGACGAACTAAAAGAACAGGGACATACAGAAATCATTAAAGAAAAAACAGGTCTTGTATTGGATGCTTATTTTTCTGCCACAAAACTGAAATGGATTTTAGATAATGTAGAAGGAGCAAGAGAAAAAGCCGAAGCCGGAAAACTGTGTTTCGGAACTGTCGATACCTGGCTGATCTGGAAACTTACCCGCGGAAAAATGTTCATCACCGATGTTTCTAATGCAAGCAGAACAATGCTTTTAAATATTCATACTTTAGAATGGGATGAAGAACTTTTAAGCTTATTTAATATTCCTAAAAATATATTGCCTACCGTAAAACAAAGCAGCGAAGTATATGGTGAAACGGCTACTACTCTATTTTCAACCAAAATTCCTATTGCGGGAATTGCGGGAGATCAGCAGGCCGCTTTATTCGGGCAAATGTGTACAAAACCGGGAATGGTAAAAAATACTTACGGAACCGGATGTTTCCTTTTAATGAATACCGGAACTGAAGCTGTTTTATCCAAAAACAATCTGCTAACAACTGTTGCCTGGAAAATTAATGGAGAAGTAAATTATGCCTTGGAAGGCAGTGTTTTCGTCGGTGGCGCAGCAATTCAGTGGTTGAGAGATGGTTTAAAACTCATCAGATCTGCAGAAGAAATCAATGATCTTGCAAAATCAGTGGAAGATAATGGCGGCGTTTATTTTGTTCCTGCATTAACGGGATTGGGCGCTCCTTACTGGGATCAGTATGCCCGAGGAACCATTGTGGGCGTTACCCGCGGAACAACCAACGGACATATCGCAAGAGCCACTTTAGAAGGTATTGCTTTTCAGGTGTATGATATTGTGAAAGCAATGGAAGCAGATTCTGGAAGAGAAAGTTTAGAATTGAGAGTGGATGGCGGTGCTTCGGCGAGTAATTTATTAATGCAGATTCAATCCGATTTATTTGGATTTAAAATCACAAGACCAAAAACATTAGAAACAACGGCCTTAGGAGCTGCTTATCTTGCAGGATTGGCGGTCGGTTACTGGAAAAGCATTGACGAAATCCAGTCGCAATGGATTGTTGATAAAGATTTTCATCCAGAGCTCGCACAGGAAAAAGTAGAGAAAATGGTAACGACATGGAACAAGGCCGTGCAACGTTCTCAAAGCTGGATTGAAGATTAA
- the rpmC gene encoding 50S ribosomal protein L29, translating to MKKADIKNLSAGDIQAQLTEAKAQYSKLKLAHAISPIENPIQIKDLRKTIARLNTELTNKQ from the coding sequence ATGAAAAAAGCTGATATTAAAAATTTAAGCGCGGGTGATATTCAAGCTCAATTAACTGAAGCAAAAGCTCAATATTCTAAATTGAAATTGGCTCACGCAATCAGTCCAATTGAAAACCCGATTCAAATCAAAGATTTGAGAAAAACAATCGCTAGACTAAATACTGAGTTAACTAACAAACAATAA
- a CDS encoding glycerol-3-phosphate dehydrogenase/oxidase, with the protein MKRSLELSKLSTVKEWDFIIIGGGASGLGSALDATSRGFRTLLLESHDFAKATSSRSTKLVHGGVRYLAQGDIGLVKEALKERGLLAKNAAHVVKNQSFIIPNYTWWGGIYYKIGLSIYDFLAGKLSLGRTKYISKAKTVEKLPTIEQKDLASGVVYQDGQFDDARLAINLTQTIIEKGGTAVNYVKVINLIKNDSGKITGVIAEDQFSKQQFEIKAKVVINATGVFTNDILNMNNPKHGKLVVPSQGIHLVLDKSFLKSDDAIMIPKTSDGRVLFVVPWHDRALVGTTDTLLENESFEPRALEDEITFVLNTARQYLAKKPTREDVKSVFAGLRPLAAPKDGAKSTKEVSRSHKVITSETGLISIIGGKWTTYRKMAEDTVDEAMKVHKLGITTSKTENLSIHGNVKPETVDRTHHLYVYGSDIPEIKKLQQSNSEFAEKIHPEHPFTIAEAVWAVRNEMAETVEDILARRVRLLFLDARAAIDSAEKIASIIAKENGHSQEWINEQTNEFIELAKGYLLIPYSPKTNHSK; encoded by the coding sequence ATGAAACGAAGCCTGGAACTCAGCAAACTCAGCACGGTAAAAGAATGGGACTTCATAATTATTGGCGGGGGCGCCAGTGGTTTAGGTTCGGCATTAGACGCTACCAGCAGAGGTTTTAGAACGTTATTACTCGAATCTCATGATTTTGCCAAAGCTACTTCCAGCCGAAGCACCAAGCTTGTCCACGGCGGGGTAAGATATTTAGCGCAGGGCGATATTGGGCTGGTTAAGGAAGCATTAAAGGAAAGAGGCTTATTGGCTAAGAATGCAGCGCATGTCGTAAAAAATCAGTCTTTTATCATTCCGAATTACACTTGGTGGGGCGGAATTTATTATAAAATAGGACTTTCGATCTATGATTTTCTTGCAGGGAAATTAAGCTTAGGCAGAACGAAATACATCAGCAAAGCAAAAACAGTTGAAAAACTGCCAACCATCGAGCAAAAAGATCTGGCCAGCGGTGTTGTTTATCAGGACGGACAGTTTGATGATGCCCGCCTAGCCATTAATTTAACTCAAACAATTATTGAAAAAGGCGGAACTGCGGTTAATTATGTAAAGGTTATTAATTTAATTAAAAACGATTCCGGAAAGATCACAGGTGTAATTGCTGAAGATCAATTCTCGAAACAGCAATTTGAAATTAAAGCGAAAGTCGTGATCAACGCGACCGGAGTTTTCACCAATGACATATTAAATATGAATAACCCAAAACATGGAAAACTTGTGGTGCCAAGTCAGGGAATTCATTTGGTTTTGGATAAATCTTTCTTAAAAAGCGATGACGCGATTATGATTCCGAAAACTTCGGACGGAAGAGTTTTATTTGTCGTTCCTTGGCACGACAGAGCTTTAGTGGGAACCACGGATACGCTTTTGGAAAATGAAAGTTTTGAACCGAGAGCCTTAGAAGATGAAATTACATTTGTTTTAAACACTGCTAGACAATATTTAGCAAAAAAACCAACCCGAGAAGATGTAAAATCGGTTTTTGCAGGGCTTCGACCGTTAGCCGCTCCCAAAGATGGTGCAAAAAGTACCAAAGAAGTTTCCCGAAGTCATAAAGTGATTACTTCTGAAACCGGATTAATCTCAATTATCGGCGGAAAATGGACCACTTACCGAAAAATGGCAGAAGATACTGTGGACGAAGCAATGAAAGTTCATAAACTAGGAATTACTACTTCAAAAACCGAAAACCTTTCGATTCATGGAAATGTGAAACCTGAGACCGTAGACAGAACCCATCATTTATATGTATACGGTTCGGATATTCCTGAAATTAAAAAATTACAGCAAAGCAATTCAGAATTTGCAGAAAAAATACATCCTGAACATCCTTTCACGATTGCGGAAGCTGTTTGGGCAGTAAGAAACGAAATGGCAGAAACCGTCGAAGATATTTTGGCGAGACGCGTAAGATTATTATTTTTAGACGCGAGAGCTGCTATCGACAGTGCAGAAAAAATCGCTTCAATTATCGCAAAAGAAAACGGACATTCCCAAGAATGGATCAACGAACAAACGAATGAATTTATAGAATTGGCAAAAGGCTATTTACTGATTCCTTATTCTCCAAAAACAAATCATTCTAAATAA
- the rplD gene encoding 50S ribosomal protein L4, with amino-acid sequence MELVVLNTSGKETGRKVTLDETVFGIEPNQHAVYLEVKQYLAAQRQGTHKAKERSEITASTKKLKKQKGSGSARYGDIKSPTFRGGGRVFGPKPRDYRFKLNKALKRLAKKSVLSQKLRDNSIKVLEAFNFETPKTKEFININNALGFEGKKSLYILDEANKNVYLSSRNLPKTKVLTYNEISSYDLINAGEIVFLEGAIEKFQENLKK; translated from the coding sequence ATGGAACTAGTAGTATTAAATACATCAGGAAAAGAGACCGGAAGAAAAGTAACTCTAGACGAAACAGTATTCGGAATTGAGCCAAATCAGCACGCGGTTTACTTAGAAGTTAAACAGTACCTTGCTGCACAAAGACAAGGAACTCATAAAGCAAAAGAGAGAAGCGAAATTACTGCTTCTACGAAAAAACTTAAGAAGCAAAAAGGATCTGGATCTGCTAGATATGGTGATATTAAATCTCCAACTTTCAGAGGTGGGGGTAGAGTATTCGGGCCAAAACCTAGAGACTACAGATTCAAATTGAACAAAGCTCTTAAGAGATTAGCTAAAAAATCTGTTTTATCTCAGAAATTGAGAGATAACAGCATCAAAGTATTAGAGGCTTTCAATTTCGAAACTCCTAAAACTAAAGAGTTTATCAACATCAATAACGCTTTAGGATTCGAAGGTAAAAAATCTCTTTACATCTTAGATGAGGCAAACAAGAATGTTTATTTGTCTTCAAGAAACCTACCTAAGACTAAAGTTCTTACTTACAACGAAATTAGCTCTTATGACCTAATCAATGCAGGTGAGATCGTATTCTTAGAAGGTGCTATCGAGAAATTCCAAGAAAATTTAAAGAAATAA
- the rpsC gene encoding 30S ribosomal protein S3 has protein sequence MGQKTNPIGNRLGIIRGWDSNWFGGNDYGDRIAEDYKIRRYLEARLSKGGISRIYIERTLKLVTVTITTARPGLIIGKGGQEVDKLKEELKKLTKKDIQINIFEIKRPELDAVLVADSIAKQIENRISYRRAVKMAIAGTMRMGAEGIKVQISGRLNGAEMARSESFKDGRIPLSTFRADIDYHIGEALTQYGKLGVKVWIMKGEVYGKRELSPLVGQQKKGGQSDRGNRGGDRDNRRPRKNNNNNNNNN, from the coding sequence ATGGGACAGAAGACAAATCCAATTGGTAACAGATTAGGTATCATCAGAGGATGGGATTCTAACTGGTTTGGTGGAAACGATTATGGAGACAGAATCGCTGAAGACTACAAAATCAGAAGATACCTTGAAGCAAGATTATCTAAAGGTGGGATTTCAAGAATTTATATTGAAAGAACATTAAAATTAGTAACAGTTACAATTACTACTGCTAGACCGGGACTTATCATCGGTAAGGGAGGTCAGGAAGTTGATAAATTGAAAGAAGAGTTGAAGAAATTGACTAAAAAGGATATTCAGATCAACATCTTCGAAATCAAAAGACCTGAGCTTGATGCAGTATTAGTTGCAGATAGCATTGCTAAGCAAATCGAAAACAGAATCTCTTACAGAAGAGCTGTGAAGATGGCTATTGCAGGTACAATGAGAATGGGTGCAGAAGGTATCAAAGTTCAGATCTCTGGTAGATTGAACGGTGCTGAAATGGCAAGATCAGAATCTTTCAAAGACGGAAGAATTCCTTTGTCTACTTTCAGAGCAGATATCGATTATCACATTGGTGAGGCACTTACTCAGTACGGAAAGCTAGGTGTAAAAGTTTGGATCATGAAAGGTGAAGTTTACGGAAAAAGAGAACTTTCTCCACTAGTGGGACAACAGAAAAAAGGAGGTCAGTCAGACAGAGGAAACAGAGGAGGAGACAGAGACAACAGAAGACCTAGAAAAAACAACAACAATAATAACAATAATAATTAA
- the rplP gene encoding 50S ribosomal protein L16, which translates to MLQPKRTKFRRVHKMKMKGNAQRGSQLAYGTFGIKATEGAWITARQIEAARIAATRYMKREGQLWIKIFPDKPITKKPAEVRMGKGKGAVEYWVAVVKPGKIMFEIGGVPYEIAKEALRLAAQKLPVVTKFIVANDFVKPL; encoded by the coding sequence ATGTTACAACCAAAAAGAACCAAATTCCGTAGAGTTCATAAGATGAAAATGAAGGGGAATGCCCAAAGAGGTAGTCAACTTGCTTATGGAACTTTCGGGATTAAGGCGACAGAAGGTGCTTGGATCACTGCAAGACAAATTGAAGCTGCTCGTATCGCTGCGACAAGATATATGAAGAGAGAAGGTCAACTATGGATCAAAATCTTCCCGGATAAGCCAATTACTAAAAAGCCAGCGGAAGTACGTATGGGTAAAGGTAAAGGTGCTGTGGAATATTGGGTAGCTGTAGTAAAACCAGGTAAAATTATGTTCGAAATTGGAGGTGTTCCTTACGAGATCGCTAAGGAAGCTTTAAGACTTGCGGCACAAAAATTACCAGTAGTTACTAAATTCATCGTTGCTAACGATTTTGTTAAACCTCTTTAA
- the rpsS gene encoding 30S ribosomal protein S19, with protein MARSLKKGPFIHHTLDKKVQANIEANKKTVIKTWSRASMISPDFVGQTIAVHNGKSFIPVYVTENMVGHKLGEFSPTRSFRGHGGNKNKGSR; from the coding sequence ATGGCAAGATCACTTAAAAAAGGACCGTTCATTCATCATACTTTAGATAAGAAGGTTCAGGCAAATATAGAGGCTAATAAAAAAACAGTTATCAAAACTTGGTCTAGAGCATCAATGATTTCTCCAGACTTCGTAGGGCAAACTATTGCAGTACACAACGGGAAATCTTTTATCCCTGTTTATGTTACAGAAAACATGGTGGGTCACAAGTTAGGCGAATTTTCTCCAACAAGATCTTTCAGAGGTCATGGTGGTAACAAAAACAAAGGAAGCAGATAA
- the rplB gene encoding 50S ribosomal protein L2, producing the protein MSVRKLKPITPGQRFRIVNNFEEITTNKPEKSLTVGIKKSGGRNQTGKMTMRYTGGGHKKKYRIIDFKRNKANVEATVKSVEYDPNRTAFIALLEYADGEKRYIIAPNGIKVDQKVISGESVEPNVGNAMKLKNIPLGTVISCVEMKPGQGAILARSAGSSAQLTSRDGKYAIIKLPSGESRMILTECYAMIGSVSNSDHQLTVSGKAGRSRWLGRRPRTRAVVMNPVDHPMGGGEGRSSGGHPRSRNGKPAKGYKTRKKNKVSNRYIVSKRK; encoded by the coding sequence ATGTCTGTTAGAAAATTAAAACCTATCACCCCGGGACAGAGATTCAGAATTGTAAATAATTTTGAGGAAATTACTACCAACAAACCAGAGAAATCTCTAACAGTTGGTATTAAAAAGTCAGGTGGACGTAACCAAACTGGTAAAATGACCATGCGTTACACCGGCGGTGGACACAAAAAGAAATACAGAATTATTGACTTCAAAAGAAACAAAGCAAACGTTGAAGCAACTGTAAAATCTGTAGAATACGATCCAAACAGAACTGCATTTATCGCTTTATTAGAGTACGCAGACGGAGAGAAGAGATATATCATCGCTCCAAACGGTATCAAGGTGGATCAGAAAGTAATTTCTGGTGAAAGCGTAGAACCAAATGTAGGGAACGCAATGAAGTTGAAAAACATTCCTTTAGGTACAGTAATTTCTTGTGTTGAAATGAAGCCTGGTCAAGGTGCAATTTTAGCGAGAAGTGCTGGTTCTTCAGCTCAATTAACTTCAAGAGACGGAAAATATGCAATCATTAAATTGCCTTCAGGAGAATCTAGAATGATCCTTACTGAATGTTATGCAATGATTGGATCAGTTTCTAACTCTGACCACCAGTTAACTGTATCAGGTAAGGCTGGTAGAAGCAGATGGTTAGGTAGAAGACCAAGAACAAGAGCGGTAGTAATGAACCCAGTAGATCACCCAATGGGAGGTGGTGAAGGACGTTCTTCCGGAGGTCACCCAAGATCTAGAAACGGTAAACCGGCTAAAGGTTACAAAACTAGAAAGAAAAACAAAGTGTCTAACCGTTACATCGTATCTAAAAGAAAATAA
- the rplW gene encoding 50S ribosomal protein L23, protein MSIIIKPVISEKANYLTDLRGSYSFLVDTKANKIQIKKAVEAAYGVKVADVNTMIYAPKVSSKYTKKGLQVGKTNKLKKAVIKLAEGEVIDIFAVN, encoded by the coding sequence ATGTCTATTATTATTAAACCAGTTATCTCAGAAAAGGCTAATTACCTTACAGATTTAAGAGGTTCTTATTCTTTCTTAGTTGATACTAAGGCGAATAAAATCCAGATTAAAAAAGCTGTTGAAGCAGCTTACGGTGTAAAAGTAGCAGACGTTAACACAATGATTTATGCTCCGAAGGTTTCTTCAAAATACACTAAAAAAGGTCTTCAAGTAGGAAAGACAAACAAATTGAAAAAAGCGGTAATCAAACTTGCTGAAGGTGAGGTTATCGATATTTTTGCTGTAAATTAA
- the rpsN gene encoding 30S ribosomal protein S14, with translation MAKESMKARERKREALVAKYADKRKALKEAGDYEGLQKLPKNASPVRLHNRCKLTGRPRGYMRTFGISRVTFREMANNGLIPGVKKASW, from the coding sequence ATGGCTAAAGAATCAATGAAAGCGCGTGAGCGCAAAAGAGAAGCACTAGTTGCTAAATACGCTGACAAAAGAAAAGCTCTTAAAGAAGCAGGTGATTACGAAGGTTTACAAAAACTTCCAAAAAACGCTTCTCCTGTAAGATTACACAACAGATGTAAACTAACAGGTAGACCAAGAGGATACATGAGAACGTTTGGTATTTCCAGAGTAACTTTCAGAGAAATGGCAAACAACGGTCTTATCCCGGGGGTTAAGAAAGCTAGTTGGTAA
- the rplV gene encoding 50S ribosomal protein L22 — translation MGSRKRESALARKLTNQDVAKALHNDCPSSPRKMRLVADIIRGVEVEKALSILKYSKKDAANKLEKVLLSAMANWQTKNEGADIEEANLIVKEIFVDSARQLKRLRPAPQGRGYRIRKRSNHITLILGTKAN, via the coding sequence ATGGGATCAAGAAAAAGAGAAAGTGCATTAGCACGTAAATTAACAAATCAAGATGTAGCGAAAGCGTTACACAATGATTGCCCGTCTTCTCCAAGAAAAATGAGATTAGTTGCTGATATCATCAGAGGAGTAGAAGTAGAAAAAGCTTTAAGCATTCTAAAATATTCTAAAAAAGATGCGGCAAACAAATTGGAGAAAGTTCTTCTTTCTGCAATGGCAAACTGGCAGACTAAAAACGAAGGTGCTGATATTGAAGAGGCAAACCTTATCGTAAAAGAAATTTTTGTAGACAGTGCAAGACAATTGAAGAGACTAAGACCAGCTCCACAAGGTAGAGGGTACAGAATCAGAAAAAGATCAAACCACATTACACTAATCTTAGGTACAAAAGCAAATTAA
- the rplC gene encoding 50S ribosomal protein L3 — MSGIIGKKIGMTSLFDEAGKNIPCTVIQAGPCSILQVRTLEVDGYSAVQLGFDDKSEKNVGKALAGHFKKAGSAPKAKLVEFHDGFADAKVGEEVNVELFIEGEYVDVTGTSKGKGFQGVVKRHGFGGVMQATHGQHNRLRAPGSIGAGSDPSRVFKGMRMAGRMGGEQVTVQNLQVLKVDQEQNLLVVKGAVPGAKNSYVIIRKWN, encoded by the coding sequence ATGTCAGGTATTATTGGTAAAAAAATCGGTATGACGTCTTTGTTTGACGAAGCTGGGAAAAATATTCCTTGTACAGTTATTCAAGCAGGTCCATGCTCGATTTTACAGGTCAGAACCTTAGAAGTTGACGGTTATTCTGCCGTTCAATTAGGTTTCGATGACAAGAGTGAGAAGAACGTTGGTAAAGCGTTAGCTGGTCATTTCAAAAAGGCTGGTTCTGCTCCTAAAGCTAAATTGGTTGAGTTCCACGACGGATTCGCTGATGCTAAAGTAGGAGAGGAAGTAAATGTTGAATTATTCATCGAAGGTGAATATGTAGACGTAACAGGTACTTCTAAAGGTAAAGGTTTCCAAGGTGTTGTGAAAAGACACGGATTTGGAGGTGTAATGCAGGCGACTCATGGTCAGCACAACAGACTTAGAGCTCCAGGTTCTATCGGTGCTGGATCAGACCCTTCAAGAGTATTCAAAGGGATGAGAATGGCTGGAAGAATGGGAGGTGAGCAGGTAACTGTTCAAAACCTTCAAGTATTAAAAGTGGATCAAGAACAAAATCTTTTAGTAGTAAAAGGTGCTGTTCCGGGAGCTAAAAATTCTTATGTAATTATCAGAAAATGGAACTAG
- the rplN gene encoding 50S ribosomal protein L14: MLQTESRLKVADNTGAKEVLVIRVLGGTRRRYASVGDKIVVTIKDSTPSGNAKKGQVSKAVVVRTKKAVRRKDGSYIKFEDNACVLLNAAGEMRGTRVFGPVARELRDKEYMKIISLAPEVL, from the coding sequence ATGTTACAAACAGAATCAAGATTAAAAGTTGCTGATAACACAGGTGCTAAAGAAGTACTAGTTATTAGAGTTCTGGGAGGAACCAGAAGAAGATATGCTTCAGTTGGTGATAAAATCGTTGTTACTATCAAGGATTCTACACCATCAGGAAACGCTAAAAAAGGTCAGGTATCTAAAGCTGTAGTAGTAAGAACTAAAAAAGCAGTGAGAAGAAAAGATGGTTCATACATCAAATTCGAAGACAATGCTTGTGTATTACTAAATGCAGCGGGAGAAATGAGAGGAACACGTGTTTTCGGACCCGTTGCTCGTGAGTTGAGAGACAAAGAATATATGAAAATCATTTCATTAGCTCCTGAAGTACTTTAA